The Candidatus Eremiobacteraceae bacterium genome has a segment encoding these proteins:
- a CDS encoding heavy metal translocating P-type ATPase, whose product MNDQVRSKADASADFAIYGMTCASCVASIESRLAREPGVVRAAVNLGTERASVRYDPDVASPTTIAAAVTDAGYRAAALSDANSGQSQREAQDREAKAAWWWFAAAALPAAFILLLSMVFMGVPGRDWWMLAAATPVQFVAGARYYRSALAALRQGSANMDTLVALGTSAAYFYSLVNLIRGSGDVFFETSALLITFVLLGKALEINAKTRAGDAIRALLHLAPKRARVVRGESEVEIDAAAVLAGDEVIVRPGESFAVDGIVTDGASSADEALMTGESMPRAKRPGDPVYAGTVNLDGALRFRATKVGSATALASIVRMVDEAQMAKAPVQRFADAVSAVFVPVVIVIAALTFLVWFFTLHATLEFAVMAAVSVVVIACPCALGLATPTALMVGLGRGAAAGILIRDGAALEAAGRLDTVLLDKTGTLTEGKPEVTASIALAGADIDASLADAAAVEALSEHPVARAIVNEARRRGCARAALDAVTLFHSEAGRGVRGRIRGANILVGSPNFVASYGVKVAPEALAALPPEATVVIAARDQRAIAAFAVSDRAKAGAAAAIDRLRALGVSVAMVTGDNVLTARAVADSVGISDVRAGVTPSGKADAVRSLQREGHKVALVGDGINDAPALVVADVGIALGSGADAAAQAGSIVLVSNDLLDVSRALRLARATYRTIKNGLFWALAYNVLGIPIAAGVLFPVTHAMLRPEFAGLAMALSSVSVVLNALTLKRAPIE is encoded by the coding sequence ATGAATGATCAGGTGCGCTCGAAGGCCGACGCGAGCGCCGACTTCGCCATTTACGGCATGACGTGCGCATCGTGCGTCGCATCGATTGAAAGCCGTCTCGCGCGCGAACCGGGAGTGGTTCGCGCCGCCGTCAACCTCGGTACCGAACGCGCCAGCGTGCGTTACGATCCGGACGTCGCGTCGCCCACGACGATCGCGGCGGCGGTGACCGACGCGGGGTATCGCGCGGCCGCCCTTTCTGATGCGAACAGCGGTCAATCCCAACGCGAAGCTCAGGACCGCGAAGCAAAAGCGGCGTGGTGGTGGTTCGCGGCGGCAGCGCTGCCGGCGGCGTTCATCTTGCTCCTCTCGATGGTCTTCATGGGCGTGCCGGGCCGCGATTGGTGGATGCTCGCAGCGGCCACGCCGGTGCAATTCGTCGCCGGTGCACGCTACTACCGAAGCGCGCTCGCTGCGTTGCGTCAGGGCAGCGCCAATATGGATACTTTGGTCGCGCTCGGCACAAGTGCGGCCTACTTCTACTCGCTGGTGAACTTGATCCGCGGCAGCGGCGACGTGTTCTTCGAGACTTCCGCCTTGCTTATCACGTTCGTCTTGCTCGGAAAAGCTCTCGAGATCAATGCGAAGACGCGGGCTGGCGATGCGATTCGCGCGCTCCTGCATCTCGCGCCCAAGCGCGCGCGCGTGGTGCGCGGCGAATCGGAAGTCGAGATCGACGCCGCTGCCGTTCTAGCAGGCGATGAAGTCATCGTGCGCCCGGGCGAATCGTTCGCGGTCGACGGCATTGTGACCGACGGCGCATCGTCCGCCGACGAAGCGCTCATGACGGGCGAGAGCATGCCGCGCGCCAAGCGCCCAGGCGACCCGGTCTACGCCGGAACGGTCAATCTGGACGGAGCGCTGCGCTTTCGCGCGACCAAGGTCGGGAGCGCCACGGCGCTCGCATCGATCGTGCGCATGGTGGACGAGGCGCAGATGGCAAAGGCGCCGGTTCAGCGATTCGCGGACGCGGTCTCGGCGGTCTTCGTTCCGGTGGTCATCGTCATCGCAGCGCTGACGTTTCTCGTCTGGTTCTTCACCTTGCACGCCACCCTTGAGTTCGCAGTCATGGCGGCGGTCAGCGTCGTCGTGATCGCCTGTCCGTGCGCGCTCGGCCTCGCGACGCCGACGGCGCTGATGGTTGGTTTGGGGCGCGGCGCCGCAGCCGGGATTCTTATCCGCGACGGTGCCGCGCTCGAAGCGGCGGGCCGGCTCGACACGGTATTGCTCGACAAGACCGGCACGTTGACTGAAGGCAAGCCCGAGGTCACCGCTTCGATCGCATTGGCGGGCGCCGATATCGACGCGTCACTGGCAGACGCCGCGGCGGTGGAGGCGCTTTCCGAGCATCCGGTCGCGCGTGCGATCGTGAACGAGGCTCGCCGGCGCGGGTGCGCGCGAGCGGCGTTGGACGCCGTGACGCTCTTCCACTCCGAAGCGGGTCGCGGCGTGCGGGGCCGGATTCGAGGCGCGAACATCCTCGTCGGAAGTCCGAACTTCGTGGCGTCGTACGGCGTGAAGGTGGCGCCGGAGGCGCTCGCGGCGTTACCACCGGAAGCCACAGTGGTGATCGCAGCGCGAGACCAGCGCGCGATCGCCGCGTTCGCCGTCAGCGACCGAGCGAAAGCCGGCGCCGCCGCAGCGATCGATCGTCTGCGCGCACTTGGCGTATCGGTAGCGATGGTCACCGGCGACAATGTCCTCACAGCACGCGCGGTGGCCGATTCGGTCGGCATCAGCGACGTCCGGGCGGGCGTGACGCCATCCGGAAAGGCCGACGCGGTCCGGTCGCTGCAGCGCGAGGGCCACAAGGTGGCGCTCGTCGGCGACGGCATCAACGACGCGCCCGCGCTCGTTGTCGCGGACGTCGGCATCGCACTCGGCAGCGGCGCGGACGCGGCCGCCCAAGCGGGTTCTATCGTGCTCGTCAGCAACGACCTGCTCGACGTTTCGCGCGCGTTGCGTCTCGCGCGCGCGACGTATCGTACGATCAAAAACGGCTTGTTCTGGGCGCTTGCCTACAACGTGCTCGGAATTCCGATCGCGGCCGGCGTGCTCTTTCCGGTCACGCATGCTATGCTCAGGCCCGAGTTCGCGGGGCTCGCCATGGCCTTGTCATCCGTCTCCGTCGTTCTCAACGCGCTCACGCTGAAGCGCGCACCGATCGAGTGA
- a CDS encoding transcriptional regulator — translation MSAKKATKKSGGSQSAEAPFAYAGLERIFHERGRLAVCTCLIAHPEGMSFTELQVACGLTDGNLSRHLRALADMDIVSIVRLTGPGRPTSVCRITKGGRARFLAYVDELESVVRDVHDRAEDAQRESRSRAMPRLATT, via the coding sequence ATGAGCGCGAAGAAAGCAACCAAGAAATCCGGCGGCTCGCAATCCGCCGAGGCGCCGTTCGCCTATGCCGGGCTCGAGCGGATATTCCACGAGCGCGGCCGGCTCGCGGTCTGCACGTGTCTCATCGCGCATCCGGAAGGCATGAGTTTCACTGAGTTGCAGGTCGCCTGCGGCCTGACCGACGGCAATCTCAGCCGTCATCTTCGCGCACTCGCGGATATGGACATCGTCTCGATCGTGCGGCTCACAGGTCCGGGCAGGCCGACGAGCGTCTGCCGCATCACGAAGGGCGGCCGTGCCCGCTTTCTCGCCTACGTGGATGAATTGGAGTCGGTCGTGCGCGACGTGCACGACCGCGCGGAAGACGCGCAACGTGAATCGCGAAGCCGTGCCATGCCGCGATTGGCGACCACATAG
- the uppS gene encoding polyprenyl diphosphate synthase yields MIIRKTASAAAEAAPQTSPRHIAIIMDGNRRWARERSLPLVEGYRRGIISLREVTRACSELHVPYLTVYGFSTENWKRDDAELSILFELCCAFARKELAGLVRENVRVQLIGHPEELPPAARRALADLVDKTRANTGTILNLAVNYSARAELGDAARALAADVASGAVAPSAVDEDTIGRYLHTRGMPDPDLLIRPGGEARLSNFLLYQLAYTELWLTDVYWPDFTRETFSLAIADFARRARRYGGA; encoded by the coding sequence ATGATCATCCGCAAAACGGCGAGCGCCGCGGCCGAAGCCGCACCGCAGACATCGCCTCGTCACATCGCGATCATCATGGATGGCAATCGCCGCTGGGCGCGCGAACGGAGCTTGCCGCTCGTCGAGGGTTACCGCCGCGGGATCATCTCGCTGCGCGAGGTGACGCGCGCATGCAGCGAGCTGCACGTGCCGTACCTGACCGTCTACGGGTTTTCGACTGAGAACTGGAAGCGCGACGATGCGGAGCTCTCCATTCTCTTCGAATTGTGCTGTGCGTTCGCGCGCAAAGAACTCGCAGGACTCGTGCGCGAAAATGTGCGCGTGCAGCTCATCGGGCATCCGGAGGAGTTGCCGCCTGCCGCACGTCGAGCGCTCGCCGATCTGGTCGACAAGACGCGCGCCAACACCGGCACGATTTTGAACCTCGCGGTCAACTACAGCGCACGTGCGGAGTTGGGCGATGCCGCTCGCGCTCTAGCCGCGGATGTCGCATCGGGAGCCGTCGCGCCGTCTGCTGTCGACGAAGACACGATCGGCCGCTACCTTCATACTCGCGGCATGCCGGATCCCGATCTGCTCATCCGGCCGGGCGGCGAAGCGCGTCTGTCCAATTTCCTGCTCTATCAGCTCGCGTACACCGAGCTTTGGTTGACCGACGTCTATTGGCCCGATTTCACGCGCGAAACTTTCTCGCTCGCGATCGCCGATTTTGCCCGACGCGCACGCCGTTACGGCGGCGCGTAG
- a CDS encoding PHP domain-containing protein has product MIADFHLHSNHSDGELSPSALVDVVADAGVAIMALTDHDTTSGHAQAQARCRQRGIAFVRGIEMTTYAMDRVIHVLGLGVRTHNEGLVRAGETARANFAQNQKTWVDALAAQGATVWWQRDFPDGAVRLPVLIERLCQRGFEGGDPQRVHAAFRAYFRALPGKAYAPLPSPRAAADTIRAAGGIAILAHPYRIAEDASWHEILDGMDGIEAMYATYLPAQRESLLEIARANSLLYSCGSDYHGHFFGKYQNPKFEAPPELLARLRAS; this is encoded by the coding sequence TTGATCGCAGATTTTCATCTCCATAGCAATCACAGCGACGGCGAGCTCTCGCCTTCGGCGCTTGTGGACGTGGTCGCCGACGCGGGGGTCGCGATCATGGCGCTCACCGACCACGATACGACGTCGGGCCACGCTCAAGCGCAAGCGCGCTGCAGACAGCGCGGAATCGCGTTCGTTCGCGGCATCGAAATGACGACGTATGCGATGGACCGCGTCATACATGTCTTGGGTCTTGGGGTGCGGACGCACAACGAAGGGCTCGTCAGAGCGGGCGAAACCGCACGCGCCAACTTCGCGCAAAACCAGAAAACTTGGGTGGACGCGCTCGCAGCACAGGGTGCCACCGTTTGGTGGCAGCGCGACTTTCCCGACGGCGCCGTGCGGCTGCCGGTCCTCATCGAACGACTGTGCCAGCGAGGCTTCGAAGGCGGCGACCCTCAGCGCGTGCACGCTGCGTTCCGGGCGTATTTTCGCGCGCTGCCGGGCAAGGCATACGCCCCGCTTCCTTCACCACGCGCGGCGGCCGATACGATCCGCGCCGCCGGCGGGATCGCGATACTCGCGCATCCGTACAGGATCGCAGAAGATGCTTCGTGGCACGAGATCCTTGACGGCATGGACGGCATCGAAGCGATGTATGCGACGTATCTGCCGGCGCAGCGCGAATCGCTGCTCGAAATCGCGCGGGCCAATAGCTTACTATATTCTTGCGGCAGCGACTACCATGGCCATTTCTTCGGCAAGTACCAAAATCCGAAATTCGAAGCGCCGCCCGAGCTGCTCGCACGCCTCCGCGCGTCTTGA
- the polX gene encoding DNA polymerase/3'-5' exonuclease PolX, with translation MNNVDIAARLGEIAALMEFDGEPFFKIRAYERAKRSLEDAESTARSMIEAHTLQDLPGVGKAIAIKIDEIDRTGTCPYLDELRGKYPPTVLELLTVPGVGTKTAVALYKDLGVVSVAGLRKVVDDGSIANLPRLGAKGIENLRTALAQLAQRTKRMRLGDAWPIAQSVVAALAESGLAKNVTAAGSLRRMEPTVGDLDIICTSSTPSEALAFFAALPMVERVAGLGDTKATVWAAPGISIDCRVVAHECFGNLLQHFTGNKEHNVQLRELAKARGLKVSEYGVEEIATGKIRTMQSEEDVYAALDLQYIPPELRVGLDEIDLAKKHSLPQLVTLDDIRGDLHDHTTWSDGTRSIEQMARAAAERKREYLSISDHSPGRAVANGLNAERLHAQIAEIKKARDQFGVRLLCSSEVDIRADGSLDWPDEILAELDIVVASIHSAFTRSKAEQTERLIRAIRNPFVNIIGHPTGALIEKRAGYEFDQEAVFRAAAQSGTAMEINANPKRLDLNAAMARRAKEMGCTISIDTDAHSVEMLDHMHFGVGTARKAGLTRADVLNTRRLSDVLKFVKAKRSKSSNL, from the coding sequence ATGAACAACGTCGACATCGCCGCCCGTTTGGGTGAGATAGCCGCGCTAATGGAGTTCGACGGCGAGCCTTTCTTCAAGATCCGGGCGTACGAACGGGCGAAACGAAGCCTCGAAGATGCCGAATCGACGGCGCGTTCCATGATCGAGGCGCACACGCTCCAGGATCTTCCCGGCGTCGGAAAAGCCATCGCGATAAAGATCGACGAGATCGACCGTACCGGCACATGCCCGTATCTCGATGAGCTGCGCGGCAAGTATCCGCCGACCGTGCTCGAGCTGCTGACGGTGCCCGGCGTCGGGACGAAGACCGCAGTCGCCCTCTACAAAGACCTTGGCGTCGTGAGCGTCGCCGGCTTGCGCAAAGTGGTCGACGACGGGTCGATCGCAAATCTGCCGCGGCTCGGCGCCAAAGGCATCGAGAATCTGCGCACGGCGCTGGCCCAACTGGCGCAAAGGACAAAACGCATGCGCCTGGGCGACGCGTGGCCCATCGCGCAGTCGGTGGTGGCGGCGCTCGCCGAAAGCGGGTTAGCGAAGAACGTCACCGCTGCCGGTTCGTTGCGGCGCATGGAACCTACGGTCGGCGATCTCGACATCATCTGCACGAGTTCGACTCCCAGCGAGGCGCTGGCGTTCTTTGCCGCCCTGCCGATGGTGGAGCGCGTCGCAGGTCTCGGCGACACGAAAGCGACGGTGTGGGCCGCCCCCGGTATCTCGATCGACTGCCGGGTGGTGGCGCACGAGTGCTTCGGCAATTTGCTTCAACATTTCACCGGCAACAAAGAGCACAACGTCCAGTTGCGCGAGCTTGCTAAGGCGCGCGGCCTCAAAGTGAGCGAATACGGCGTCGAAGAGATCGCCACCGGTAAAATCCGGACGATGCAGAGCGAAGAGGACGTCTACGCGGCGCTGGATCTCCAATACATCCCGCCCGAGCTGCGCGTGGGATTGGACGAGATCGACCTCGCGAAGAAACATTCATTGCCGCAGCTCGTCACGCTCGACGACATCCGCGGCGATCTGCACGATCACACCACATGGAGCGACGGAACGCGCAGCATCGAGCAGATGGCGCGCGCGGCCGCCGAACGCAAACGAGAATATCTATCGATCTCCGATCATTCGCCGGGGCGTGCAGTGGCGAACGGCCTCAATGCCGAGCGTCTTCACGCGCAGATCGCCGAGATAAAGAAAGCCCGCGACCAATTCGGCGTCCGCCTGCTCTGCTCGTCCGAGGTCGATATCCGCGCAGACGGATCGCTGGATTGGCCCGACGAGATCCTTGCGGAACTCGACATCGTCGTCGCCTCGATCCACTCCGCGTTCACGCGTTCCAAAGCGGAGCAGACGGAGCGCCTGATCCGCGCCATCCGCAATCCGTTCGTCAATATCATCGGGCATCCGACCGGCGCCCTCATCGAAAAGCGCGCCGGATACGAATTCGATCAAGAAGCGGTGTTCCGCGCCGCCGCTCAAAGCGGCACCGCGATGGAGATCAACGCCAATCCGAAACGGCTCGACCTCAACGCTGCGATGGCGCGCCGTGCGAAAGAGATGGGCTGCACGATATCGATCGACACCGACGCGCATAGCGTCGAGATGCTCGATCATATGCACTTCGGCGTCGGCACCGCCCGCAAAGCCGGCCTGACCCGCGCCGACGTGCTCAACACGCGGCGGCTTTCCGACGTGCTGAAGTTCGTGAAAGCCAAGCGCTCGAAGTCATCAAATCTGTAG
- a CDS encoding M20/M25/M40 family metallo-hydrolase, with amino-acid sequence MKKRTSSFSVALAAVACLLWVAPARADTLTTVDVLRRLVSAYGVSGSEAPVRREVQSMLPSWAHPKTDAMGNLVLDVGHGSPSLLFIAHMDEIGYYVTGITPDGYLRVEPAGGFWPGTFEGRLVLIHTDKGDVPGVVATKSIHLTAGEAPPVTNSSIFVDVGASSRADVDSLGIKILDTITIRKDLTKLAGDRYAARSMDDRFGCTTLVQAVRALDPAKLTGTVTFVWSVQEELGTRGAAAVAKSYRPDFVFPVDMFVTSDTPLETSQEAYAPIGHGTVMRALDNSNISPVDWNRRILAWAKAKGIALQIGATGGGNDGENFWSESTLVIPFGIPIRYSHSMEVIDMRDLDSMIQIVNGLIGDGGWRTVKE; translated from the coding sequence TTGAAGAAGCGCACGTCGTCGTTTTCCGTCGCGTTGGCCGCCGTCGCGTGCCTCCTTTGGGTGGCACCCGCCAGGGCCGATACGCTCACGACGGTCGATGTGTTGCGCCGCCTGGTGAGCGCCTACGGCGTGAGCGGCTCCGAGGCGCCCGTGCGCCGCGAAGTCCAGAGCATGCTGCCCAGCTGGGCTCATCCGAAGACCGATGCCATGGGCAACCTCGTGCTCGACGTCGGGCACGGCTCGCCGTCATTGCTGTTCATCGCGCACATGGATGAGATCGGCTACTACGTCACCGGCATCACTCCAGACGGTTATCTTCGCGTCGAACCGGCCGGCGGTTTTTGGCCCGGCACGTTCGAGGGCCGCCTCGTGCTGATCCACACCGACAAGGGCGACGTCCCAGGAGTGGTCGCGACAAAATCTATTCACCTCACCGCGGGCGAGGCGCCCCCGGTGACCAATTCTTCGATCTTCGTGGATGTCGGCGCGAGTTCGCGCGCGGACGTCGATTCGCTCGGCATCAAGATCCTCGATACGATCACGATCCGCAAAGATCTCACCAAGCTCGCCGGCGACCGTTACGCAGCGCGCTCGATGGACGACCGGTTCGGCTGCACCACCCTCGTGCAGGCGGTGCGCGCGCTCGATCCGGCAAAGCTCACCGGCACTGTGACCTTCGTCTGGTCGGTCCAAGAAGAGCTCGGCACACGCGGCGCAGCGGCGGTCGCGAAATCGTACCGGCCGGACTTCGTCTTTCCCGTGGACATGTTCGTGACGTCGGACACGCCGCTCGAAACGTCTCAAGAAGCCTACGCGCCGATAGGGCACGGCACCGTCATGCGCGCTTTGGACAATTCCAACATTAGCCCCGTGGATTGGAACCGCCGCATCCTCGCCTGGGCGAAGGCCAAGGGCATCGCGCTCCAGATCGGCGCGACCGGCGGCGGCAATGACGGCGAGAACTTCTGGAGCGAGTCGACGCTCGTCATTCCGTTTGGAATACCGATCCGCTACTCACACTCGATGGAAGTGATCGACATGCGGGATCTCGACTCGATGATCCAGATCGTCAACGGTCTGATCGGCGACGGCGGGTGGCGCACGGTCAAAGAGTAG
- a CDS encoding 3'-5' exonuclease, with translation MNPSDTLLAGHGTTSGIVAVEPNMQTGIARTYVRAGDRIDTVDAPLQTWLLGRRQLSGSVELKGRHPMRHLLTSGGAARIASLAKEMAADQRLVYVDPITSHLVGSGETYFKGLQFSDLRRLQFDLETLDVVPHRDGAEICLIGVRDTTGFERILALDEFANEGALIAEFVRIVRERDPDIIEGHNVFNFDLWYLEERARRAGVALIMGRDGRTPMWRDESIRRSGINGMTVKYYRIEGRQLVDTFFGALRWDVGRRLPNYKLKTIVSHLGIGDVDRALVDASQMRQLWADPDARAKLKAYCLDDARDAERLSDLVSPNEFYQAQFVPESFQGLACVGMGSRIERLMVRAYLHAGVAIPRPRPIGPTAGGYTVAFETGVFRDVIKCDVESLYPSLMISRLIKPQDDDLDVFIPMLTMLRERRIDAKRLAETARADGNAREHLAADGLQSAFKILINSFYGFLGTNGLHFNDATAAGTVTEAGRAVLERIVAELRAQDCRVIEADTDGAYFVAPRGADPILIIQRANNAIGEGLHLVCEERYPAMLSVKAKNYALRRADGEIVMRGSALKSNREEPFGSALLRAIATSLIDGRPDDVAPIVRDLVERVRDGQLKPIELARRESVTQKTFNAPGNRRLAQALFDKGVVVGDKVNIYRRQGGELALMEEYAGDEDRGHYLKRIGDFVARFGDLISAEARRIAVEDPDQLTLL, from the coding sequence GTGAATCCATCCGACACGCTCCTTGCGGGGCACGGCACGACGTCGGGTATCGTCGCGGTCGAACCCAATATGCAGACCGGTATCGCGAGGACGTACGTCCGGGCCGGCGATCGTATCGACACGGTCGATGCGCCGCTGCAAACGTGGCTGCTGGGGCGGCGACAGCTCAGCGGCTCGGTCGAGCTCAAAGGGCGCCATCCCATGCGGCATCTGCTCACGTCCGGTGGCGCCGCGCGCATCGCAAGTCTCGCCAAGGAGATGGCCGCCGACCAGCGGCTTGTGTACGTCGATCCGATCACCTCGCATCTGGTCGGAAGCGGCGAGACGTATTTCAAAGGTCTGCAGTTCTCCGACCTCCGCCGCCTCCAATTCGACCTTGAAACCCTCGACGTCGTTCCTCATCGCGACGGCGCGGAGATATGCCTCATCGGCGTTCGCGACACGACCGGCTTCGAACGTATTCTCGCGCTCGACGAATTCGCGAACGAAGGCGCGCTCATCGCAGAATTCGTCCGGATCGTGCGCGAACGCGATCCGGATATCATCGAAGGTCACAACGTCTTCAACTTCGACTTGTGGTACTTGGAGGAGCGCGCCCGCCGCGCGGGCGTCGCGCTGATCATGGGACGCGACGGGCGGACGCCGATGTGGCGCGACGAGTCGATCCGCCGCTCCGGCATCAACGGCATGACCGTCAAGTACTACCGGATCGAAGGACGCCAATTGGTCGACACTTTTTTCGGCGCGTTGCGCTGGGACGTCGGCCGCAGGCTTCCCAACTACAAATTGAAGACCATCGTGAGCCACCTCGGCATCGGAGACGTCGATCGCGCGCTCGTGGACGCATCGCAAATGCGGCAGCTTTGGGCCGATCCGGACGCGCGCGCGAAGCTCAAGGCGTATTGTTTGGACGATGCGCGCGACGCCGAACGGCTGTCGGACCTCGTCTCGCCGAACGAGTTCTACCAAGCGCAATTCGTCCCCGAGTCTTTTCAAGGCTTGGCATGCGTCGGCATGGGCAGCCGCATAGAGCGGCTGATGGTCCGCGCGTACTTGCATGCGGGTGTCGCCATTCCGCGCCCGCGTCCCATCGGTCCGACTGCGGGGGGCTACACCGTCGCATTTGAAACGGGCGTCTTCCGCGACGTGATCAAGTGCGACGTCGAGAGCCTCTATCCGTCGCTCATGATCTCGCGGCTCATCAAGCCGCAGGACGACGACCTCGACGTCTTCATCCCGATGTTGACCATGCTGCGTGAGCGCCGCATCGATGCCAAGCGGTTAGCTGAAACTGCGCGCGCCGACGGCAACGCGCGCGAGCACCTCGCCGCCGACGGATTGCAAAGCGCGTTCAAGATACTCATCAATTCGTTCTACGGATTTCTCGGCACGAACGGATTGCATTTCAACGACGCGACGGCGGCCGGCACCGTCACCGAAGCCGGCCGGGCGGTCCTCGAGCGGATCGTTGCGGAATTGCGTGCCCAGGACTGCCGGGTGATCGAAGCCGACACCGACGGCGCGTATTTCGTCGCGCCGCGCGGAGCGGATCCCATCCTCATCATTCAGCGCGCGAACAATGCCATCGGCGAAGGCCTGCACTTGGTCTGCGAGGAGCGCTATCCGGCGATGCTTTCGGTGAAGGCGAAGAACTACGCGCTGCGCCGCGCGGACGGTGAGATCGTCATGCGGGGTTCCGCGCTCAAGTCCAATCGCGAGGAACCGTTCGGGTCGGCGCTCTTGCGCGCCATCGCCACGTCGCTCATCGACGGGCGCCCCGACGACGTCGCGCCGATCGTGCGCGATCTTGTGGAGCGCGTACGCGACGGGCAGCTGAAGCCGATCGAATTGGCGCGGCGCGAATCGGTCACGCAAAAAACCTTCAACGCCCCGGGGAACCGCCGCCTCGCGCAGGCGCTTTTCGACAAAGGCGTCGTGGTCGGTGACAAAGTGAACATCTACCGGCGGCAGGGCGGCGAGCTTGCGCTCATGGAGGAATACGCAGGCGATGAAGACCGCGGCCACTACCTCAAACGCATCGGCGATTTCGTGGCTCGCTTCGGCGACCTGATCTCCGCCGAAGCGCGGCGCATCGCGGTCGAAGACCCGGATCAACTCACACTGCTATGA
- a CDS encoding Gfo/Idh/MocA family oxidoreductase — protein MPEQIRVAVIGTGFGARCQMPAFVAHPDTKLVAVVSNSLARARIAAQTHGAPVYSDDYRTVLKRDDVDLVSITAPPHLHAPIALAALKAGKHVLCEKPMALNEREAARMVDAARKARRVGLIDHEFRYLPERARLRDLVNDGWLGDVQRIAWIETTSWMAAGGDYRFGWQSQVKCGGGLLGALGSHAVDYCRVIAGEISDVDAALATKVKRQPRADGGMAEVDADDNASVRLVHSSGAITTIELCATAAASVFTVVVSGSKGVLRIDGDQLFGVRGAQGAMPVTAPARTRKKFPPGSHRLLPAFYTFVGEAVAAVRGEPSTAATFGDGLRVQRVLDAARRSARSRKTIHIAGRKGKAS, from the coding sequence ATGCCTGAACAGATCCGCGTAGCCGTCATCGGCACGGGATTCGGCGCCCGCTGCCAGATGCCGGCATTCGTCGCGCATCCGGATACGAAGTTGGTCGCCGTGGTCTCGAACTCGCTCGCGCGCGCGCGCATCGCCGCCCAAACCCACGGCGCGCCGGTCTACAGCGACGACTATCGCACGGTGCTGAAACGAGACGACGTGGACCTGGTCAGCATCACCGCGCCGCCCCATCTGCACGCGCCCATCGCGCTCGCCGCGCTGAAGGCCGGCAAGCACGTGCTGTGCGAGAAGCCGATGGCGCTGAACGAACGTGAGGCGGCGCGCATGGTCGACGCAGCGCGCAAAGCGCGGCGCGTCGGCTTGATCGATCACGAATTTCGCTATCTGCCCGAGCGCGCCCGATTGCGCGACCTCGTCAACGACGGATGGCTTGGCGACGTGCAGCGCATCGCGTGGATCGAAACAACGTCGTGGATGGCGGCCGGCGGAGACTACCGCTTCGGGTGGCAATCGCAGGTCAAATGCGGCGGCGGTCTGTTGGGCGCGCTCGGTTCGCATGCCGTCGACTATTGCCGAGTCATCGCCGGCGAGATCAGCGATGTCGACGCAGCGCTCGCGACCAAGGTCAAGCGCCAGCCGCGGGCGGACGGCGGCATGGCCGAAGTCGACGCAGATGACAACGCAAGCGTGCGGCTCGTGCACTCAAGCGGCGCGATAACGACGATCGAACTATGCGCGACCGCGGCCGCGAGCGTTTTCACGGTCGTCGTGAGCGGATCGAAAGGCGTGCTGCGGATAGACGGCGATCAGCTTTTCGGCGTGCGCGGGGCGCAAGGCGCCATGCCGGTCACCGCGCCTGCGCGCACGCGCAAGAAGTTTCCGCCCGGCTCACACCGGCTGCTGCCGGCATTCTACACGTTCGTCGGCGAAGCCGTCGCGGCGGTGCGCGGCGAGCCGTCGACCGCCGCCACATTCGGCGACGGATTGCGCGTGCAGCGCGTGCTGGACGCGGCGCGGCGGTCGGCGCGTTCGCGCAAGACCATTCATATCGCGGGCCGCAAAGGCAAGGCGTCATGA